A section of the Triticum dicoccoides isolate Atlit2015 ecotype Zavitan chromosome 7A, WEW_v2.0, whole genome shotgun sequence genome encodes:
- the LOC119333297 gene encoding uncharacterized protein LOC119333297 isoform X1: MVGHCAPACHCPSPAAAFMPPVAVYHSRSTSNKARSSTAPLLEPRPRPAVVDDESHRKLRYFGVSGYMFTAAVIVAPSFWPDWQDSLTTAIVFSYTTAMILLLLKHWDNKEDQPARPRRCHEITWVQMFVVTGIMLISVVLMVSIFPAKWGHLAMIVFISLAAATFSFLLLNVWDAQHERERVQAASAGSEETSTDLA, encoded by the exons ATGGTCGGCCATTGCGCCCCGGCATGCCACTGCCCCTCGCCTGCAGCGGCATTCATGCCGCCCGTAGCCGTCTACCATTCGCGCTCGACAAGCAACAAAGCCAGATCTTCAACAGCGCCACTCCTGGAACCCAGGCCCAGACCTGCCGTCGTCGACGACGAATCTCACAGAAAGCTCCGG TACTTCGGCGTCTCCGGGTACATGTTCACGGCCGCCGTCATAGTGGCCCCGTCGTTTTGGCCCGATTGGCAAGACTCGCTCACCACCGCCATTGTGTTCTCCTACACCACGGCGATGATCCTCCTGCTTCTCAAACATTGGGACAATAAGGAAGACCAACCAGCAAGGCCAAGGCGATGCCATGAAATCACATGG GTGCAGATGTTCGTGGTCACCGGGATCATGTTGATCTCCGTGGTGTTGATGGTCTCCATTTTCCCTGCTAAGTGGGGTCACCTGGCCATGATTGTGTTCATCTCCCTGGCGGCCGCCACGTTTAGTTTCTTGCTTCTCAATGTGTGGGACGCGCAACATGAAAGGGAACGGGTACAGGCTGCATCGGCAGGATCTGAAGAAACGTCCACGGATCTGGCCTAG
- the LOC119333297 gene encoding uncharacterized protein LOC119333297 isoform X2 has translation MVGHCAPACHCPSPAAAFMPPVAVYHSRSTSNKARSSTAPLLEPRPRPAVVDDESHRKLRYFGVSGYMFTAAVIVAPSFWPDWQDSLTTAIVFSYTTAMILLLLKHWDNKEDQPARPRRCHEITWMFVVTGIMLISVVLMVSIFPAKWGHLAMIVFISLAAATFSFLLLNVWDAQHERERVQAASAGSEETSTDLA, from the exons ATGGTCGGCCATTGCGCCCCGGCATGCCACTGCCCCTCGCCTGCAGCGGCATTCATGCCGCCCGTAGCCGTCTACCATTCGCGCTCGACAAGCAACAAAGCCAGATCTTCAACAGCGCCACTCCTGGAACCCAGGCCCAGACCTGCCGTCGTCGACGACGAATCTCACAGAAAGCTCCGG TACTTCGGCGTCTCCGGGTACATGTTCACGGCCGCCGTCATAGTGGCCCCGTCGTTTTGGCCCGATTGGCAAGACTCGCTCACCACCGCCATTGTGTTCTCCTACACCACGGCGATGATCCTCCTGCTTCTCAAACATTGGGACAATAAGGAAGACCAACCAGCAAGGCCAAGGCGATGCCATGAAATCACATGG ATGTTCGTGGTCACCGGGATCATGTTGATCTCCGTGGTGTTGATGGTCTCCATTTTCCCTGCTAAGTGGGGTCACCTGGCCATGATTGTGTTCATCTCCCTGGCGGCCGCCACGTTTAGTTTCTTGCTTCTCAATGTGTGGGACGCGCAACATGAAAGGGAACGGGTACAGGCTGCATCGGCAGGATCTGAAGAAACGTCCACGGATCTGGCCTAG